The Devosia sp. SD17-2 genome includes a region encoding these proteins:
- a CDS encoding DUF2470 domain-containing protein, whose product MTEKDLLQPTDDEARRWAKTIIRTARHGAIATLDPKTGAPQVTRVGVSTDFDGAPILLISGLAAHFPALRTDPRCSLLLGETGKGDPLAHARITIAAEAKFIERDSTDHPRLYARYLAHQPKAKLYADLGDFRFVRLEPISASFNGGFGKAFAMTPADLLSSADPALAAAEARALEHMNEDHAEAVDIYARFYAKAPGGKWVLTGIDAEGIDLALGDGTRRIWFEKPLTVPQDMHLTLVQMARTARAGLLDV is encoded by the coding sequence ATGACCGAAAAAGACCTTCTCCAACCCACTGACGACGAGGCCCGCCGCTGGGCCAAGACCATCATCCGCACCGCTCGCCACGGCGCCATTGCCACGCTCGACCCCAAGACCGGCGCGCCGCAGGTCACCCGCGTCGGCGTCTCCACCGATTTCGACGGCGCCCCGATCCTGCTGATTTCCGGCCTCGCCGCCCATTTCCCGGCGCTCCGGACTGATCCGCGCTGTTCGCTGCTGCTGGGCGAAACCGGCAAGGGCGACCCGCTCGCCCATGCGCGCATCACCATCGCGGCCGAAGCCAAATTCATCGAGCGCGACAGCACCGATCACCCGCGCCTATACGCCCGCTACCTCGCCCACCAGCCCAAGGCAAAACTCTACGCCGATCTCGGCGACTTCCGCTTCGTGCGGCTCGAACCGATCAGCGCCAGTTTCAATGGCGGCTTCGGCAAGGCCTTTGCCATGACCCCGGCCGACCTGCTCTCCAGCGCCGATCCCGCCCTCGCCGCCGCCGAAGCCCGTGCCCTCGAGCACATGAACGAGGACCATGCCGAAGCCGTCGACATCTATGCCCGCTTCTACGCCAAAGCCCCCGGCGGCAAATGGGTCCTCACCGGCATCGACGCCGAAGGCATCGACCTCGCCCTTGGCGACGGCACCAGGCGCATCTGGTTCGAAAAGCCCCTCACCGTCCCCCAGGACATGCACCTCACCCTCGTCCAGATGGCCCGCACCGCCCGCGCTGGATTGCTGGACGTCTAG
- a CDS encoding CocE/NonD family hydrolase — MSLSTLYLARAEDLPPRLNRVKKTRGLGLVMDDGVVLKTDHYAPRADGPHPTILMRLPYGRSGFGAIARAYAERGFHVIVQACRGTERSGGEFDPFANERADGLATLRWIEQQDWFDGRLGLTGPSYLGYAQWAISDALPKISAMATKVTTSNFRPVVFPSGAFHLSLWLSWVQIIEGLRNRPLTTAARMFSGDIERRTERASAVLPLINADKAVVGHKIPFWRHWFKNAIGNDAFWEELDHSHRLSEDTPPVHFISGWYDFMLDPLLADYQRLVALGHTPYLTIGTWFHIAEELQRDNLRETILWMRAKLMGDSSGLRQKPVRLHISGRNTWHEFDAYPPGPPALRTLHASANGKLARVPAKKGADSYRYDPNEPTPNLGGAIFAFTGAGAVDNAPLEARPDVLVYTGPEIRDEVTIIGQCQIVLQARASLPHVDFFVRLSDVDPDGVSTNICDGFVRVTPDTPQEPDGSWRLAIPLHATAHTFCVGHAARLLIASGAHPRYARNPGTAEHIATATTLIANDIEILHAGTHIVLPIYDII; from the coding sequence ATGAGCCTCTCCACCCTTTATCTGGCCCGGGCCGAAGATCTCCCGCCCCGCCTGAACAGGGTGAAAAAGACGCGCGGCCTCGGCCTCGTGATGGACGACGGCGTCGTGCTCAAGACCGATCACTACGCCCCGCGCGCCGACGGCCCCCATCCGACCATCCTCATGCGCCTGCCCTATGGGCGCAGCGGTTTCGGCGCCATTGCCCGCGCCTATGCCGAGCGCGGCTTCCACGTCATCGTTCAGGCCTGCCGCGGCACCGAGCGTTCCGGCGGGGAGTTCGATCCCTTTGCCAATGAGCGCGCCGATGGCCTCGCCACCCTGCGCTGGATCGAACAGCAGGACTGGTTCGATGGCCGCCTCGGGCTCACCGGCCCCTCCTATCTCGGCTATGCCCAATGGGCGATCAGCGACGCCCTTCCGAAAATCTCCGCCATGGCCACCAAGGTCACCACGTCAAATTTCCGCCCCGTGGTCTTTCCCTCCGGTGCCTTCCACCTCAGCCTCTGGCTCTCCTGGGTGCAAATCATCGAAGGCCTGCGCAATCGACCCCTCACCACCGCCGCCCGCATGTTCTCCGGCGATATCGAACGCCGCACCGAGCGCGCCTCAGCCGTGCTGCCGCTCATCAACGCCGATAAGGCCGTCGTCGGCCACAAAATCCCGTTCTGGCGTCACTGGTTCAAAAACGCCATCGGCAATGACGCCTTCTGGGAGGAGCTCGACCACAGTCATCGCCTCTCGGAGGACACCCCGCCGGTTCACTTTATCTCCGGCTGGTATGATTTCATGCTCGATCCGCTGCTGGCCGATTATCAGCGCCTCGTCGCCCTCGGCCACACGCCCTATCTCACCATCGGCACCTGGTTTCACATCGCCGAAGAACTGCAGCGCGACAATCTCCGCGAGACCATTTTGTGGATGCGCGCCAAGCTCATGGGCGACAGCTCCGGCCTTCGGCAGAAGCCGGTGCGGCTCCACATTTCCGGCCGCAACACATGGCATGAGTTCGACGCCTACCCGCCCGGTCCACCGGCGCTGCGCACGCTTCACGCCAGCGCCAATGGCAAACTCGCGCGGGTGCCCGCAAAAAAGGGCGCCGACAGCTACCGCTATGACCCCAACGAGCCGACACCTAATCTCGGCGGCGCGATTTTCGCCTTCACCGGCGCCGGTGCGGTCGACAATGCCCCGCTCGAGGCCCGCCCCGATGTCCTCGTTTACACCGGCCCGGAAATCCGCGACGAGGTGACCATCATCGGCCAGTGCCAAATTGTCCTCCAGGCCCGGGCTAGCCTCCCGCACGTCGATTTCTTCGTCCGTCTGTCCGATGTCGACCCGGACGGCGTCTCAACCAATATCTGTGACGGCTTTGTCCGCGTCACCCCGGACACCCCGCAGGAGCCGGACGGGTCCTGGCGCCTCGCCATTCCCCTTCATGCTACGGCCCACACTTTCTGCGTCGGCCATGCTGCGCGCCTTCTCATCGCCTCCGGCGCCCACCCCCGCTACGCCCGCAATCCGGGTACCGCCGAACACATCGCGACGGCGACAACGCTTATTGCCAATGACATCGAGATCCTGCACGCCGGCACCCACATCGTGCTGCCGATCTACGACATAATCTGA
- the ade gene encoding adenine deaminase — MTAPETLTRMINAGQGKEPADLVIRNVGLLDVITGAVTTTDIAIVGDRIVGTHAHYEGAEIIDGTGRFAVPGFIDTHLHIESSLVTPLEFDRCVLPHGVTTVLCDPHEIANVLGAEGIRYFLDSAERTIMDVRVNLSSCVPATPFETAGAQLEIEDLLPFRSHPKALGLAEMMNFPGVLNADPGILAKLVAYQDGHIDGHAPLLLGQGLNGYLAAGIRTDHEATSAAEAREKLAKGMAILIREGSVSKDLVALAEILDENTSSFVALCTDDRNPLDIAEEGHLDSSIRRLIAMGRPLHHVYRAASHSAARIFGLRDRGLLGPGWRADIVLVDSLENCRVSDVIAAGRRVTPELFDTRGHVEPVGLTSMKAKPLAAEAFITEAKPGQNRVPVIGVKPGLILTFREEASLATTEKGLQPDLDADVIKVAVIERHGKNGNIGRSFVKGFGLKRGAIASSVGHDSHNITVVGANDADMAAAVNRLIALGGGFVVAKDGEITAELALPIAGLMSLKSFEDVAHDLHHLRIAAQALDCVLPEPFLQVSFLALPVIPHLKMTDRGLFDVDKFDFVS; from the coding sequence ATGACAGCGCCCGAAACCCTGACCCGAATGATCAATGCCGGACAGGGGAAGGAGCCCGCAGACCTCGTTATCCGCAATGTCGGCTTGCTCGATGTTATCACCGGCGCTGTCACCACCACGGACATCGCCATCGTCGGCGACCGGATCGTCGGCACGCACGCCCACTATGAGGGCGCTGAAATCATCGACGGCACCGGTCGCTTTGCCGTCCCCGGCTTCATCGACACCCACCTCCACATCGAATCCTCCTTGGTCACCCCGCTCGAATTCGACCGCTGCGTCCTGCCGCATGGCGTCACCACCGTTCTCTGCGACCCGCACGAGATCGCCAACGTGCTGGGGGCCGAAGGCATTCGCTACTTTCTCGACAGCGCCGAGCGCACCATCATGGATGTGCGGGTCAATCTCTCCTCCTGCGTCCCGGCAACGCCCTTCGAAACCGCCGGCGCCCAGCTCGAGATCGAAGACCTCCTGCCCTTCCGCAGCCATCCCAAGGCACTGGGCCTTGCGGAAATGATGAATTTTCCCGGTGTGCTCAACGCCGATCCGGGCATCCTCGCAAAACTCGTCGCCTATCAGGACGGCCATATCGACGGCCACGCGCCGCTGCTGCTCGGCCAGGGCCTCAATGGCTATCTCGCCGCCGGCATCCGCACCGACCACGAAGCCACCTCCGCCGCCGAAGCCCGCGAGAAGCTCGCCAAAGGCATGGCCATCCTCATCCGCGAGGGCTCGGTCTCCAAGGACCTCGTCGCCCTCGCCGAAATCCTCGATGAGAACACATCGAGCTTCGTCGCCCTCTGCACCGACGACCGCAATCCCCTCGACATCGCCGAGGAGGGGCACCTCGATAGCTCCATCCGTCGCCTTATCGCCATGGGCCGCCCGCTCCACCACGTCTATCGCGCCGCCAGCCATTCTGCCGCCCGCATCTTTGGCCTCAGGGATCGCGGCCTCCTCGGCCCCGGCTGGCGCGCCGATATCGTGCTTGTCGACAGCCTCGAAAACTGCCGCGTCTCCGACGTCATCGCCGCCGGCCGCCGTGTGACCCCCGAACTCTTCGACACCCGCGGACACGTCGAGCCGGTCGGCCTCACCTCGATGAAGGCAAAGCCCCTCGCCGCCGAAGCCTTCATCACCGAGGCAAAGCCCGGCCAGAACCGCGTGCCCGTGATCGGCGTCAAACCCGGCCTCATCCTCACCTTCCGCGAGGAAGCCAGCCTCGCCACCACCGAAAAGGGCCTCCAGCCCGATCTCGATGCCGATGTCATCAAGGTCGCGGTAATCGAACGCCACGGCAAGAACGGCAATATCGGCCGCTCCTTCGTCAAAGGTTTTGGGCTCAAGCGCGGCGCCATCGCATCCTCCGTTGGCCACGACAGCCACAACATAACCGTGGTCGGCGCCAACGACGCCGACATGGCCGCCGCGGTCAACCGACTCATCGCACTGGGCGGCGGCTTCGTCGTCGCCAAGGACGGCGAGATCACCGCCGAGCTTGCCCTGCCGATCGCTGGCCTCATGAGCCTCAAGAGCTTCGAGGACGTCGCCCACGACCTCCACCATCTCCGGATCGCCGCCCAGGCGCTCGACTGCGTCCTGCCCGAGCCCTTCCTCCAGGTCTCCTTCCTCGCCCTGCCGGTGATCCCCCACCTCAAGATGACCGATCGCGGCCTCTTCGACGTCGACAAATTCGACTTCGTGAGCTGA
- a CDS encoding NAD(P)-dependent alcohol dehydrogenase: MARVRALVLERQHELALREIDLPLEVGPGMVKIAIHTVGVCGSDVHYYTHGRIGPFVVNAPMVLGHEAAGTVTEIGSGVTHLKVGDRVCMEPGIPDPNSRASRLGMYNVDPAVNFWATPPVHGVLTPEVVHPANYTFRLPDNVSFAEGAMVEPFAVGMQAATKAKITPGDTAVVLGAGPIGTMVALAALAGGCARVIVADLAQPKLDIAAKYQGIIPVNIRDTNLAEEIGRLTEGWGADVVFECSGSPKAWETIMDLPRPGGAIVIVGLPVEAVKVDIAAASTKEVRIENVFRYAHQYDRAIALIASGKVDLKPLISETFAFEDSIKAFDRAVEARPSDVKLQIRLG; the protein is encoded by the coding sequence ATGGCACGGGTTCGGGCGCTGGTTCTGGAGCGCCAGCATGAGCTGGCATTGCGCGAAATCGATCTGCCGCTCGAGGTCGGGCCGGGAATGGTCAAGATTGCCATCCACACAGTGGGGGTGTGTGGGTCGGACGTGCATTATTACACCCATGGCCGGATCGGCCCCTTCGTGGTCAATGCGCCGATGGTGCTGGGGCATGAAGCTGCCGGAACGGTGACCGAAATTGGCTCGGGCGTTACCCATCTCAAGGTCGGTGACCGGGTGTGCATGGAACCGGGTATTCCCGATCCCAACTCACGCGCCAGCCGTCTGGGGATGTACAATGTCGATCCCGCGGTCAATTTCTGGGCGACGCCGCCAGTGCATGGTGTGCTGACGCCCGAGGTCGTGCATCCAGCCAATTACACGTTCAGGCTGCCCGACAATGTGAGCTTTGCCGAAGGCGCCATGGTCGAGCCTTTTGCGGTGGGCATGCAGGCGGCGACCAAGGCGAAGATCACCCCGGGCGATACGGCGGTGGTGCTGGGCGCAGGCCCGATCGGCACAATGGTGGCGCTGGCAGCACTCGCAGGCGGCTGTGCCCGCGTGATCGTTGCCGATCTCGCCCAGCCCAAGCTCGATATCGCGGCGAAATACCAGGGCATCATCCCGGTCAATATCCGGGACACGAACCTTGCCGAGGAAATCGGTCGGCTCACCGAGGGGTGGGGCGCCGATGTGGTGTTCGAATGCTCTGGATCGCCCAAAGCCTGGGAAACGATCATGGACCTGCCGCGGCCGGGCGGGGCAATTGTCATTGTCGGGCTGCCGGTCGAAGCGGTGAAGGTCGATATTGCGGCGGCATCGACCAAGGAAGTGCGGATCGAGAACGTGTTCCGTTATGCGCATCAGTATGACCGCGCCATCGCGCTGATCGCCTCGGGCAAGGTCGATCTCAAGCCGCTGATTTCCGAAACCTTCGCGTTCGAGGATTCGATCAAGGCGTTTGATCGGGCGGTCGAGGCGCGGCCGAGCGATGTCAAACTGCAGATCAGGCTGGGATAA
- a CDS encoding MgtC/SapB family protein, which yields MEVGNSFGLVDTYLPQHIIAIRLVLAGIFGAIIGFEREQHSSGAGLRTHILIAIAASLFTILAFEIFHTIDEGGQGGQGGQRADPIRAVEAVTAGIAFLGAGAIFRRGSGVQGLTTGAGMWLAGAVGVATALGHYIIAGGVALLAVLVMASLRFFAHQVLRQTAPEKERLDP from the coding sequence ATGGAAGTCGGCAATAGTTTCGGCTTGGTCGATACCTATCTCCCCCAACACATCATCGCCATCCGGCTGGTGCTGGCGGGTATTTTCGGCGCAATCATCGGGTTCGAGCGCGAGCAGCATTCTTCGGGAGCGGGACTGCGCACCCATATCCTGATTGCGATCGCGGCTTCGCTCTTCACCATTCTGGCCTTCGAAATCTTCCACACCATTGATGAGGGTGGCCAAGGCGGGCAGGGTGGCCAGCGGGCCGATCCGATCCGCGCGGTCGAGGCGGTGACGGCGGGTATCGCCTTTCTGGGGGCGGGAGCGATCTTCCGGCGGGGCAGCGGCGTGCAGGGACTGACGACCGGCGCGGGCATGTGGCTGGCCGGGGCCGTCGGCGTGGCGACTGCACTCGGACACTACATTATTGCTGGTGGGGTGGCGCTATTGGCCGTGCTGGTGATGGCCAGCCTGCGCTTTTTTGCCCATCAGGTGCTGCGCCAGACGGCGCCGGAAAAGGAAAGGCTCGATCCCTAA
- a CDS encoding tetratricopeptide repeat protein: MTEISPTRDEIKLALERVLAWPEVARSPQLRRFLDYIVQRSLEGQGQSIKAYSIAVDVFGRPADFDPQADPIVRVQARRLRGLLEQYYSGPGADDPLRIDLPVGRYVPEFIVPSPPGETESAVASAPAPYVAESPSRGQVTVSWFVLLVIALGAAALAFSLSTWGPRQEALMQAPGVLQRPRLTVVEFQNATGDDAKLIATSGLAMEVVTDLEAFETVNVRFAASLEDQAAAPGESDFILTGMVRRGPVGTEALEYSFSLTDRPSEGVVWTRSIKVDEPPTGQMLALDKVSLDLTAALGSMRGPVHGRARELLAQYSIDGQENAYLCRMLFDIYRDTSAFSAAERARSCFGMLIERDRRSGPVLAAMASLTAELTRTSPSPVRAEELQEAGDLITAALEIAPTNGFVWEQRARLHEWLGEHEAARSAYGSALQLNPASMDALAARARHLALIGQLAEAIPMAKRAIEGAPSPSRWYMAVPALEALSQGDYRQALQYAEIYSQSDRELGPILAILAAQGLADDEVVNLYLPRVLEVPSFRANGVLPRLRVRIADSGFIERIRKALGAAGVPEGALTRPF, translated from the coding sequence TTGACCGAGATTTCTCCCACACGGGACGAGATCAAGCTCGCACTGGAGCGGGTGTTGGCGTGGCCCGAGGTGGCGCGTTCGCCGCAACTCAGACGGTTCCTCGACTACATTGTTCAGCGCAGCCTCGAGGGGCAGGGTCAGTCGATCAAGGCCTATTCCATTGCCGTTGACGTGTTTGGCCGTCCAGCAGACTTCGATCCGCAGGCGGATCCGATCGTGCGGGTGCAGGCCCGACGGCTCCGTGGACTGCTGGAACAATATTATAGCGGGCCGGGGGCCGATGATCCCTTAAGGATCGATTTGCCGGTGGGGCGCTATGTGCCCGAATTCATCGTCCCGTCGCCGCCGGGTGAAACGGAAAGTGCCGTGGCATCGGCGCCCGCACCTTATGTGGCCGAGTCCCCGTCGCGTGGGCAGGTCACGGTCTCCTGGTTCGTGCTTCTGGTGATCGCGCTCGGCGCGGCTGCGCTGGCATTTTCGCTCTCCACCTGGGGACCACGACAGGAAGCACTGATGCAGGCGCCGGGCGTGCTGCAGCGACCGCGCCTGACAGTTGTGGAATTCCAGAATGCCACGGGCGATGACGCAAAGCTGATCGCCACGTCTGGTCTGGCCATGGAAGTCGTCACCGATCTCGAGGCTTTCGAGACGGTCAATGTCCGATTTGCCGCCTCGCTGGAGGATCAGGCGGCTGCCCCCGGCGAGAGCGATTTTATTCTCACCGGCATGGTGCGGCGCGGACCTGTCGGGACGGAGGCGCTCGAATATAGTTTCAGCCTGACTGACAGGCCGAGCGAGGGCGTGGTGTGGACCCGCTCGATCAAGGTCGATGAGCCGCCGACCGGCCAGATGCTGGCGCTAGACAAGGTGTCGCTTGATCTGACAGCGGCACTGGGCAGCATGCGCGGGCCAGTCCATGGGCGGGCGCGCGAATTGCTGGCGCAATATTCCATCGACGGGCAGGAAAATGCCTATCTCTGTCGGATGCTGTTCGACATCTATCGGGACACCAGCGCTTTTTCGGCGGCCGAGCGGGCACGATCCTGCTTCGGCATGCTGATCGAACGCGACAGGCGCTCCGGCCCGGTGCTGGCGGCCATGGCCAGCCTGACAGCGGAGCTGACGCGGACCTCTCCATCCCCGGTCCGTGCCGAGGAGCTGCAGGAGGCCGGCGATCTGATCACGGCTGCGCTTGAGATCGCGCCCACCAATGGTTTCGTCTGGGAGCAGCGGGCGCGGCTTCATGAATGGCTGGGCGAGCATGAGGCGGCGCGCTCCGCTTATGGATCGGCGCTGCAGCTCAATCCGGCCAGCATGGACGCGCTGGCTGCGCGGGCGAGGCATCTGGCGCTGATTGGCCAGCTAGCGGAGGCCATCCCCATGGCAAAGCGCGCTATCGAGGGAGCACCATCGCCGTCCCGCTGGTATATGGCTGTGCCGGCTCTTGAGGCGCTGAGCCAGGGCGATTATCGGCAGGCGCTGCAATATGCCGAGATCTATTCGCAGTCCGACCGCGAACTTGGGCCGATCCTCGCCATTCTGGCAGCGCAGGGCCTTGCGGACGATGAGGTGGTCAATCTCTATCTGCCGCGGGTGCTGGAAGTGCCCAGTTTCCGCGCCAACGGGGTGCTGCCGCGCCTGCGCGTGCGCATCGCTGACAGTGGCTTTATCGAGCGGATCCGCAAGGCGCTCGGCGCGGCGGGTGTCCCGGAAGGCGCGCTGACACGGCCGTTCTAA
- a CDS encoding SMR family transporter — MNGAIYLAIAIVGEVIATSFLRASMGFTQLGPTIVVVVGYAITFYFFSLALQTIPVGVGYAIWSGVGIILVSIIAYFAYGQTLDLPALIGIGLILAGVLVINLFSQSTTH, encoded by the coding sequence ATGAATGGCGCCATCTACCTCGCCATCGCGATTGTCGGCGAGGTCATCGCCACCTCATTCCTGCGCGCCTCCATGGGCTTCACCCAGCTGGGGCCGACCATTGTCGTGGTGGTCGGCTACGCCATCACCTTCTACTTTTTCTCTCTGGCCCTGCAGACCATTCCGGTCGGCGTCGGCTACGCCATCTGGTCCGGCGTCGGCATTATCCTCGTTTCGATCATCGCCTATTTCGCCTATGGCCAGACGCTCGACCTCCCCGCCCTCATCGGCATCGGACTGATCCTCGCCGGCGTGCTGGTGATCAATCTCTTCAGCCAGTCAACCACGCACTAA
- the murD gene encoding UDP-N-acetylmuramoyl-L-alanine--D-glutamate ligase, translating into MQFDGPVLLYGAGREAVSTRRFFAERAPGLKVYVTADSGTADIPDTEFMAPADLPAAFAQRKIALIVKSPGVSRYKPIFAEAAAAAIPVTSNLNLWGRTYGEDRTVVAITGTKGKSTTATLTHLMLDRSGIDVGLAGNVGLAPLDIADKHALVVLELSSYQTADMDFLPDLAAITNLYPEHVDWHGSVDRYYADKLHLVDRDGNLAVALGAAARGNARVAQAVRDHRRLVTPLTPEQEIAIESAAANSRLRGAHNLDNARLAAEITLAVGGTMDGVLQGIAAFRPLPHRLEEHVLGRVIVVDDSISTTPEATKAALAAYPGRRIALIGGGHEREQDYAELATLLPRHGVTTLVTLPVTGERLACAARDASPSIAIFEAADLEAGMVWLAGEAERFDTIILSPGAPSYNQFRNFEERGTRFIELSRTLFAEKQS; encoded by the coding sequence ATGCAGTTTGATGGGCCGGTCCTGCTCTACGGTGCGGGCCGCGAAGCCGTGTCGACGCGGCGATTTTTTGCCGAGCGGGCGCCGGGCCTGAAGGTCTACGTCACCGCCGACAGCGGCACGGCCGACATCCCGGACACCGAGTTCATGGCGCCTGCCGACCTGCCCGCCGCCTTCGCTCAGCGAAAAATCGCGCTGATCGTGAAAAGCCCCGGCGTCTCGCGCTACAAGCCCATTTTTGCCGAGGCTGCGGCTGCCGCCATCCCGGTGACGTCCAACCTCAATCTCTGGGGCCGGACCTATGGCGAGGATCGCACCGTGGTCGCCATCACCGGCACCAAGGGGAAATCCACCACGGCCACGCTGACCCATCTCATGCTCGACCGTTCGGGCATAGACGTGGGCCTCGCAGGCAATGTCGGCCTCGCGCCCCTCGATATCGCCGACAAGCACGCGCTGGTGGTGCTCGAACTCTCGAGCTACCAGACCGCGGACATGGACTTCCTGCCCGATCTGGCGGCCATCACCAATCTTTATCCCGAACATGTCGATTGGCACGGTTCGGTCGATCGCTATTACGCCGACAAGCTCCACCTGGTCGATCGCGACGGCAATCTCGCCGTGGCTCTCGGCGCTGCCGCGCGCGGCAATGCTCGCGTCGCCCAGGCCGTCCGCGACCATCGCCGCCTCGTTACCCCGCTCACGCCCGAGCAGGAAATCGCCATCGAGAGCGCCGCTGCAAATTCCCGCCTGCGGGGCGCGCACAACCTCGACAACGCCCGTCTCGCTGCCGAAATCACCCTCGCCGTCGGCGGCACGATGGATGGCGTCCTGCAGGGCATCGCCGCCTTCCGCCCTCTTCCCCATCGTCTGGAAGAGCACGTTTTGGGCCGCGTCATCGTTGTCGACGATTCCATCTCGACGACGCCCGAGGCCACCAAGGCTGCCCTCGCCGCCTATCCGGGCCGTCGCATTGCGCTTATCGGCGGCGGACACGAGCGGGAACAGGATTATGCCGAGCTGGCGACCCTCCTGCCGCGCCATGGCGTCACCACGCTCGTGACCCTGCCGGTCACTGGCGAGCGTCTCGCCTGCGCGGCCCGCGACGCCTCCCCGTCCATCGCCATTTTCGAAGCTGCCGATCTCGAAGCCGGCATGGTCTGGCTTGCTGGCGAGGCCGAGCGGTTCGACACCATCATCCTCTCGCCCGGCGCGCCGTCCTATAATCAGTTCAGGAATTTTGAGGAACGCGGCACCCGCTTCATCGAACTCAGCCGCACCCTCTTCGCCGAGAAACAATCATGA
- a CDS encoding GNAT family N-acetyltransferase, with translation MIADFAVLVDLQRRASLAGYPEPVRSILEAHPEFIERSFRPEWFSGDQVRVAVDGRNDSVGFAVLARSGEEAELLALFVDPGHWRRGVGKALIDAAIVLASEWGGAEIFVLANPLALGFYTSVGFVHDRYVDMPNAAVVPRMILKVPQARQLSTDPDPQ, from the coding sequence GTGATCGCCGATTTTGCGGTGCTGGTCGATCTCCAGCGGCGCGCATCCCTCGCCGGCTATCCGGAGCCAGTGCGCAGCATTCTGGAGGCCCATCCGGAGTTTATCGAGCGCAGTTTCCGCCCCGAGTGGTTCAGCGGCGATCAGGTGAGAGTGGCCGTAGATGGCCGGAATGACAGCGTCGGATTTGCGGTGCTCGCGCGCTCCGGGGAGGAGGCTGAGCTGCTTGCGCTGTTCGTCGACCCAGGCCACTGGAGACGCGGCGTTGGGAAGGCCCTTATCGACGCTGCGATAGTTCTGGCGTCGGAATGGGGCGGGGCCGAGATTTTCGTTCTGGCCAACCCGCTGGCGCTGGGCTTTTACACGTCAGTCGGGTTTGTCCATGACCGGTATGTGGACATGCCCAATGCGGCCGTCGTGCCCCGGATGATCCTGAAAGTGCCGCAGGCGCGGCAGCTATCGACTGATCCCGACCCTCAATAA
- a CDS encoding metallophosphoesterase: MITLAHISDLHLSPMPAVSVSNLVGKRLTGFLNWKLKRHGELNSETLTRLVTHMQGQNADFTAVTGDLTNLALPAEVERAGDWLRNLGDSDKIAVCPGNHDAYVPGALDLARENWGPYLKGETLEGAAFPFVRRVGDVAIVSCSSAVPTPPFFAIGRFEEKQAARLERMLKLLGDAGYFRVVLIHHPPNAELQHPSFGLKGHKLFRQVIAKEGAELVLHGHTHRSSIHHIPGLKHEVPVIGVAAASAAQGGTIDDPARYNLFRIEREGDGWHCTMREFGFQRLGQDIVMRMQMRIY, translated from the coding sequence ATGATCACGCTAGCCCATATCTCCGACCTGCACCTGTCGCCCATGCCGGCAGTTTCCGTCAGCAATCTGGTCGGCAAGCGCCTGACCGGTTTCCTCAACTGGAAGCTCAAGCGACACGGGGAACTCAACAGCGAGACCCTGACGCGACTTGTCACCCACATGCAGGGCCAGAACGCCGACTTCACGGCGGTTACCGGCGATCTCACCAATCTCGCCCTGCCCGCCGAGGTCGAACGCGCCGGCGACTGGCTGCGCAATCTGGGCGACAGCGACAAAATTGCCGTCTGTCCGGGCAACCACGACGCCTATGTGCCCGGCGCGCTGGATCTGGCGCGCGAGAACTGGGGCCCCTATCTCAAGGGCGAGACGCTGGAAGGGGCCGCCTTCCCCTTCGTGCGCCGCGTCGGCGATGTTGCCATCGTCTCCTGCTCCAGCGCCGTGCCGACGCCACCCTTCTTCGCCATCGGGCGTTTTGAGGAAAAGCAGGCAGCCCGGTTGGAGCGCATGCTCAAACTCCTCGGTGACGCCGGCTATTTCCGCGTCGTGCTGATCCATCATCCGCCCAATGCCGAACTGCAGCACCCCTCATTCGGGCTCAAGGGCCACAAGCTCTTCCGCCAGGTGATCGCCAAGGAAGGCGCCGAACTTGTCCTTCACGGGCACACGCACCGCTCCTCGATCCACCATATCCCGGGCCTCAAGCATGAAGTGCCGGTGATCGGGGTTGCTGCCGCCAGCGCCGCCCAGGGCGGCACGATCGACGATCCCGCCCGCTACAATCTCTTCCGCATTGAGCGCGAAGGCGATGGCTGGCACTGCACCATGCGCGAATTCGGCTTCCAGCGCCTCGGCCAGGACATCGTCATGCGCATGCAGATGCGGATTTATTGA